A portion of the Cyanobium sp. PCC 7001 genome contains these proteins:
- a CDS encoding glycosyltransferase, whose translation MARSLFGALLPVLQRTSNPVLHSPSCLPCRLDRELNASDADLLHLHWVQGEMLSIEAIGRLRKPLVWTLHDCWAFSGSEHYPNGLEDLRYEQGYHHHNRPPCHHGLDLDRWCWQRKRRHWRRPFQLVCPSRWLAGCVQRSALLGHWPVRVIPYPLPTHIYRPWPKEMARQLFGLPAEGPLLLFGALGGSRDPRKGWDLLEAALLQLAPTLPGLQAVVFGQSQPPDPPRVGLPIHYVGTLHDDQSLALLYSATDVMVVPSRMDNLPQTAIEAQSCGVPVVAFNTSGLPDAVEHQRTGYLAEPFDPADLAHGIGWVLENSEGRERLGRQARARAIQLWSPQRIANLYAALYEEVLSATFTSMG comes from the coding sequence TTGGCTCGCAGCCTGTTCGGTGCACTACTGCCTGTCCTCCAGCGCACGAGCAACCCAGTCCTCCACTCCCCCTCCTGCCTCCCCTGCCGGCTCGACAGGGAACTCAACGCCAGCGATGCCGATCTGCTGCATCTGCACTGGGTGCAGGGGGAGATGCTCTCGATCGAGGCCATCGGCCGCCTCCGCAAGCCCCTGGTGTGGACGCTTCACGACTGCTGGGCCTTCAGCGGCAGTGAGCATTACCCCAATGGCCTGGAGGATCTGCGCTACGAGCAGGGCTACCACCACCACAACCGCCCGCCCTGCCATCACGGCCTGGACCTCGACCGCTGGTGCTGGCAGCGCAAACGCCGGCACTGGCGGCGCCCCTTCCAGCTCGTGTGCCCCAGCCGCTGGCTGGCCGGTTGCGTGCAGCGCTCAGCGCTGCTGGGCCACTGGCCGGTGCGGGTGATTCCCTATCCGCTGCCGACGCACATCTACCGGCCTTGGCCCAAGGAGATGGCGCGGCAACTTTTCGGGCTGCCGGCCGAGGGCCCCCTCCTGCTGTTCGGTGCCTTGGGCGGCAGCCGCGACCCGCGCAAGGGGTGGGATCTGCTCGAAGCCGCCTTGCTCCAGCTCGCGCCCACACTGCCCGGCCTCCAGGCAGTGGTGTTCGGCCAGTCACAACCCCCCGATCCGCCACGGGTGGGGCTGCCGATTCACTACGTGGGCACCCTCCACGACGACCAGTCGCTGGCGCTGCTCTACTCCGCCACCGATGTGATGGTGGTGCCCTCGCGCATGGACAACCTCCCCCAGACAGCCATCGAAGCCCAGAGCTGCGGCGTACCCGTGGTGGCCTTCAACACCAGCGGCTTGCCTGATGCAGTGGAGCACCAGCGGACCGGCTACCTGGCCGAGCCTTTCGACCCCGCCGATCTCGCCCATGGCATTGGCTGGGTGCTGGAGAACTCCGAGGGGCGGGAGAGGCTGGGCCGCCAGGCGCGTGCACGCGCCATTCAACTCTGGAGTCCACAGCGAATTGCAAATCTCTATGCTGCCCTGTACGAAGAGGTTTTGTCAGCCACTTTCACTAGCATGGGCTGA
- a CDS encoding class I SAM-dependent methyltransferase, with the protein MDEAWKMCGCDQQRYQHDSYRHFYSHPVWLLNGIYIEQDPISMGHRHSIADSVAQLGAKRILDFGGGFGTLARLIAGRLPASEISIYDPHPPAHGLQACREYPNITYVDTLCPLNYDTMVCTDVLEHVHDPLRLLADIVATVQPGGHLIIANCFAPVILCHLPCTFHLRHFFSWCAESLGLQQVGPCKGSHAWIYRRRADGTINLKKARRREAFAKLLHPLFTRVVLPARPILRGIRALPFIGVPR; encoded by the coding sequence ATGGACGAGGCATGGAAAATGTGTGGCTGTGATCAACAGCGTTATCAACATGATAGCTATAGGCATTTTTACAGCCACCCTGTATGGCTGTTGAATGGTATTTACATCGAACAAGATCCGATATCTATGGGCCACAGGCACTCCATCGCAGATTCTGTTGCCCAGCTTGGAGCCAAGCGCATCCTCGATTTCGGAGGGGGTTTTGGTACTCTGGCCAGGCTTATAGCAGGCCGTCTTCCTGCCTCCGAGATTTCGATATATGACCCGCATCCACCAGCTCATGGTCTTCAAGCGTGCAGGGAGTATCCAAACATCACCTATGTCGACACACTCTGTCCTCTCAATTACGACACCATGGTCTGCACGGATGTTCTGGAACATGTACACGACCCACTGAGGCTGCTCGCAGACATAGTGGCAACGGTACAACCTGGCGGACATCTCATCATTGCCAACTGCTTTGCTCCAGTGATCTTATGCCATCTTCCCTGCACCTTTCATCTCCGCCATTTCTTCAGCTGGTGCGCTGAATCCCTAGGGCTGCAGCAGGTGGGTCCATGTAAAGGCAGCCATGCATGGATCTATCGCCGAAGAGCTGACGGGACCATAAATCTAAAAAAAGCACGTCGTCGAGAAGCATTCGCAAAACTACTTCATCCCCTCTTCACCCGGGTTGTCCTACCCGCTCGTCCCATCCTCCGAGGGATCAGAGCCCTCCCCTTCATTGGTGTGCCGCGTTGA
- a CDS encoding class I SAM-dependent methyltransferase — protein sequence MIAAIRPVAPTRVFVACDGPNPDRPGEDDKVAATRAVIDGEIDWPCYIERLYSETNHGCRLGVSRAISWFFEKVEEGIILEDDCVPHPDFFPYCSTLLERYRHDTRVWCISGNNFQDGRWRGDGSYYFSRYNHCWGWASWRRCWRHYDADLLQWPALKESGLLQTTFDNPKEALYWSRIWDRLLAEGEPDTWDYQWAFTCLVNGGLTALPNRNLVTNVGFGEDASHTNNHALQVPIDKGLQRLVHPGTLLRDAMADSYTFSNVYQSTFKTRVFSRLKRIFSALGQRQSHHEEKRPKASITNKEKKSRLYNPYWIPRKNIESAIASLESLVHGDVLDFGCGSMPYRRCFSHASTYTGLEYDSSLPAGKTISHGAIHLYDGNRIPFENQSFDSIVSFQVFEHVRSLNESILELKRVAKPGSILLFTAPLLWPEHEAPHDYRRLTRWGYELLCAECGLQVRHIEPLGTIYDVLIVFILDYFNTHRSFFIRSLTPLLAPPLNLLACLLTRIDRWASRHDRFGYLDSMVVCSVPE from the coding sequence GTGATCGCCGCCATCCGTCCAGTCGCACCGACCCGCGTGTTCGTGGCCTGCGATGGCCCGAATCCAGATCGGCCTGGTGAGGACGACAAAGTTGCCGCCACCAGAGCGGTTATCGATGGCGAAATTGACTGGCCCTGTTACATCGAGCGGCTCTATTCCGAAACCAACCACGGCTGCCGACTTGGCGTCAGCCGTGCCATCAGCTGGTTCTTCGAGAAAGTGGAAGAGGGCATCATCCTGGAGGATGACTGTGTGCCCCATCCAGATTTCTTCCCCTACTGCTCCACCCTGCTGGAGCGCTACCGCCACGACACCCGGGTGTGGTGCATCAGCGGCAACAACTTCCAGGACGGCCGTTGGCGTGGTGACGGGAGCTATTACTTCAGCCGCTACAACCACTGCTGGGGCTGGGCCAGCTGGCGCCGCTGCTGGCGTCATTACGATGCCGACCTTCTCCAATGGCCAGCACTGAAGGAAAGCGGTCTGCTCCAAACAACCTTTGACAACCCCAAGGAGGCGCTCTACTGGTCACGCATCTGGGACAGGCTTCTCGCTGAAGGAGAACCGGACACTTGGGACTACCAGTGGGCCTTCACCTGCCTAGTGAATGGAGGGTTGACCGCACTTCCAAACCGGAACCTAGTTACCAATGTGGGATTCGGCGAAGATGCTTCGCACACCAACAACCATGCCCTACAGGTACCTATTGATAAAGGCCTTCAAAGACTTGTACACCCAGGCACGCTTTTGCGTGATGCCATGGCAGACTCCTACACATTCTCGAATGTGTATCAATCAACCTTTAAGACCAGGGTTTTCTCGAGACTAAAACGAATTTTCTCGGCACTTGGCCAGCGCCAATCCCACCACGAAGAAAAGCGCCCAAAGGCCTCCATCACCAATAAAGAGAAGAAATCAAGGCTCTACAACCCCTATTGGATTCCAAGAAAGAACATAGAAAGTGCCATTGCATCTCTAGAGTCGCTGGTGCATGGAGACGTTCTTGATTTTGGCTGTGGCTCAATGCCCTACAGAAGATGCTTTAGCCATGCTTCGACATACACAGGGCTCGAGTACGATAGCTCCCTCCCCGCAGGCAAGACAATCAGCCATGGAGCCATCCACCTCTATGACGGAAATAGAATACCCTTTGAGAACCAATCTTTCGACTCAATCGTATCTTTCCAGGTCTTTGAACACGTCAGAAGCCTAAACGAATCTATCCTTGAACTTAAACGAGTTGCCAAGCCGGGCTCGATCCTTTTATTCACAGCCCCTCTGTTATGGCCCGAGCATGAAGCGCCTCACGACTACCGCAGGCTCACTCGTTGGGGCTATGAGCTTCTCTGTGCGGAATGCGGGCTACAAGTTAGGCACATCGAGCCGCTAGGCACTATTTATGATGTTCTTATTGTTTTCATCTTGGATTACTTCAATACGCATCGATCATTTTTTATTCGCTCTCTAACACCCCTCCTGGCGCCCCCCCTCAATCTGCTTGCATGCTTACTGACACGCATCGACAGATGGGCGTCAAGACACGATCGCTTTGGCTACTTGGATTCGATGGTAGTGTGCTCGGTGCCAGAATGA
- a CDS encoding glycosyltransferase family 2 protein: METLTLLLPVHNRGHLTAGFIKHVAKLLPPRLALEVVLFDDGCSDETIVIASRAWPEADVVTLNGHAFWGGSLNAIASYVQGKVSQGKASDYYMLCNDDIRFLDQKNILAGLKAVTDMALVCARGIMVSHEDIINSDETPLRPEWKPEPAIHYSARNGRFIPASERQIVNVAPTRAMLTTPKPWLHAVAVPCSIPHYLSDYWLTYNLNKLGFQIAHPENFTCLVSSETTRNPQKAKTSNWLVLKLARIKGCITKTSPIYVPAWISFYRQDHLTVIKRLKILSLWLLFRISNLAFAVFGCIRRGQGN; encoded by the coding sequence ATGGAGACCCTGACCCTGCTGCTACCTGTGCACAACCGAGGCCACTTGACTGCAGGCTTCATCAAACACGTAGCAAAGCTATTACCACCAAGACTTGCCTTAGAAGTGGTGCTCTTCGATGATGGCTGTAGTGACGAAACAATCGTGATAGCAAGCAGAGCATGGCCCGAAGCTGACGTCGTAACCTTGAACGGACATGCATTCTGGGGAGGGTCTCTGAATGCGATTGCCAGTTACGTGCAGGGCAAAGTTAGCCAAGGGAAAGCGTCTGACTACTATATGCTTTGCAATGATGATATCAGGTTTCTCGACCAAAAGAACATCCTTGCCGGCCTAAAGGCTGTAACTGACATGGCCCTGGTCTGCGCTAGAGGAATCATGGTGAGCCATGAAGATATCATCAACTCGGATGAAACACCATTAAGGCCAGAATGGAAACCAGAGCCAGCGATCCACTACAGCGCAAGGAATGGCAGATTCATCCCTGCGTCTGAAAGACAAATAGTCAATGTAGCTCCTACCAGAGCCATGCTAACAACGCCCAAGCCATGGCTCCACGCCGTCGCGGTGCCGTGCAGCATCCCGCATTATCTGTCAGACTATTGGCTGACGTACAACCTGAACAAGCTCGGCTTTCAGATTGCACATCCAGAGAATTTTACCTGCCTCGTATCCTCAGAAACGACGCGAAACCCACAGAAAGCCAAGACCTCAAACTGGCTTGTCCTCAAACTTGCAAGAATCAAAGGGTGCATCACCAAAACATCCCCGATCTATGTACCAGCGTGGATCTCCTTTTACCGCCAAGACCACCTCACGGTGATAAAACGATTGAAGATTCTTAGTCTCTGGCTTCTCTTCAGAATTTCAAACCTAGCTTTTGCGGTCTTTGGCTGTATCAGACGAGGTCAAGGCAACTGA
- a CDS encoding FkbM family methyltransferase yields the protein MLDTARRSIKRRIHRAAEAVTKALIRVFRLDARKLYYESSGILKHVGYASGEKWLVEQFLPRLLSDIDEPVLLDIGANVGEYSIALAKSLPSCRCYAFEPNPITFKELAANTGSISNIRLFNCGASSKGQRRRIFVYKSDSSTGHASLYRDVFKEFHLQDDGNIGSLACSMERIDELVESRIIAEAEIHFIKIDTEGHELESLKGMLGVIRGGGVRALQFEFNEMNVISRVFLKDFYDILGDEWSFFRLDTKKLISLGHRYDPANEIFKFQNIVAIRKCFLHHSCL from the coding sequence ATGCTAGATACAGCGAGGAGGTCCATCAAACGTCGAATTCACCGTGCCGCAGAAGCCGTCACGAAGGCGCTTATTAGAGTGTTTAGACTAGATGCGAGGAAGCTCTACTATGAGAGCAGTGGCATTTTAAAGCACGTCGGCTACGCGAGTGGCGAGAAATGGCTTGTTGAACAATTTTTGCCTCGCCTCCTTTCAGATATCGATGAGCCAGTACTACTTGACATAGGCGCAAATGTTGGAGAATACAGCATTGCACTTGCCAAATCACTCCCGTCATGCCGTTGCTATGCATTTGAACCGAACCCAATAACCTTCAAGGAACTCGCTGCCAACACGGGATCCATATCAAATATTAGGCTGTTTAATTGCGGCGCAAGCAGCAAGGGTCAGCGTAGAAGGATTTTTGTCTATAAGTCAGACTCGTCCACTGGCCACGCCTCACTCTACAGGGATGTTTTCAAAGAATTTCACCTTCAAGATGATGGCAACATCGGCTCCTTAGCCTGCTCCATGGAAAGAATTGATGAGTTAGTGGAATCACGCATTATCGCAGAAGCAGAGATTCACTTTATCAAGATAGACACTGAAGGACATGAGCTTGAGTCACTAAAGGGAATGCTTGGGGTGATTAGAGGGGGCGGGGTTAGGGCCCTACAATTTGAGTTTAATGAAATGAATGTTATAAGCCGAGTTTTTCTGAAAGACTTTTATGACATACTTGGAGACGAATGGAGCTTCTTTAGGCTAGACACCAAAAAACTCATTTCACTCGGCCACAGATACGATCCAGCAAACGAGATATTTAAATTTCAGAACATAGTTGCCATTCGGAAATGCTTTCTTCACCATTCCTGCCTGTAA
- a CDS encoding ABC transporter ATP-binding protein yields MGDSDVVIRAEGLGKKYALHHEANQGYTALRDVLARKARAAGALLNPFTLAGQLRMGRRKAAQTRTEGDEEFWALKDVSFEIRHGERVGIVGRNGAGKSTLLKILSRITEPTTGRVEICGRVASLLEVGTGFHPELTGRENIYLNGAILGMTRREIRAKFEEIVDFAEVQKFLDTPVKRYSSGMYVRLAFAVAAHLEPEILVVDEVLAVGDAGFQKKCLGKMEDVADREGRTVLLVSHQLSSIQRLCNKGIFLRDGIIACQGSSEEAVSAYMDSSSHSSHSIYNVLTSINRSGSGEARFEDAYFVEADTGKRTNSLAGGKPYSFRMLIRNNTLTTLRDVVVSYAITDMIGSCILLFRSTFEAITFDLGPGHTMIDSAIEVLPLAPSAYSIVLFCSHRDSQVLDSISDAVQLSVDNCVFFDSGSPGLPSHCKVLVKTTWSSYSSTNSGKC; encoded by the coding sequence ATGGGCGATTCAGATGTGGTGATCCGAGCGGAGGGGCTGGGCAAGAAGTACGCCCTCCACCATGAGGCCAACCAGGGTTACACGGCACTGCGGGATGTCCTAGCCCGAAAAGCCAGGGCGGCAGGTGCGCTGCTGAATCCCTTCACCCTGGCTGGCCAGCTGCGAATGGGCCGGCGCAAGGCTGCGCAGACTCGCACGGAAGGCGACGAGGAGTTCTGGGCCCTGAAGGATGTGAGCTTCGAGATCCGCCACGGTGAGCGGGTGGGGATCGTCGGCCGCAATGGAGCGGGCAAGAGCACCTTGCTGAAGATCCTCAGCCGCATCACCGAACCCACTACGGGCCGCGTGGAGATCTGCGGAAGGGTGGCGAGCCTGCTGGAGGTGGGCACGGGCTTTCATCCAGAGCTCACGGGGAGGGAGAACATTTACCTGAATGGCGCGATCCTGGGGATGACGCGGCGGGAAATCCGGGCCAAGTTTGAGGAGATTGTGGACTTCGCCGAAGTGCAGAAGTTTCTCGATACGCCCGTAAAGCGCTACTCCAGTGGGATGTATGTGCGGCTGGCCTTTGCGGTGGCGGCCCATTTGGAGCCGGAGATCCTCGTGGTGGATGAGGTGCTGGCGGTGGGGGATGCCGGGTTTCAGAAGAAATGCCTGGGAAAGATGGAGGACGTAGCCGATCGAGAGGGGCGAACGGTACTGCTAGTGAGCCACCAGCTAAGCTCCATTCAGAGGCTTTGCAATAAGGGAATATTTCTGAGAGACGGCATAATTGCCTGTCAAGGATCAAGCGAGGAAGCGGTTAGTGCCTACATGGATTCATCAAGTCATTCCTCGCACTCAATATACAATGTGCTTACATCAATCAATCGCAGCGGATCAGGCGAGGCACGATTTGAGGATGCTTACTTTGTCGAAGCAGACACAGGCAAAAGGACGAACAGCCTAGCGGGAGGCAAGCCTTACTCCTTTAGAATGCTGATAAGGAATAACACGCTCACAACGCTGAGAGATGTAGTGGTAAGCTATGCGATAACAGACATGATAGGCAGCTGTATTCTTCTCTTCAGGTCCACCTTCGAAGCCATCACATTTGATCTAGGCCCAGGGCATACGATGATAGATTCCGCTATAGAGGTTCTGCCATTGGCTCCATCGGCATATTCGATTGTTTTGTTCTGTTCTCACAGAGACTCACAGGTACTCGATAGCATCTCCGATGCAGTTCAGTTATCCGTAGACAACTGTGTCTTCTTTGACTCAGGATCCCCCGGCCTGCCCTCTCACTGTAAGGTCTTAGTCAAGACAACTTGGTCATCGTATAGCTCTACTAACTCGGGTAAATGCTAG
- a CDS encoding ABC transporter permease — MPRRAASQTSAGEYRLVLEPNRIEKQYWLDLWRYRELFWILAWRDIAVRYKQTAIGVGWALVRPLLTMLVFTVIFGRLARLPSEGDAPYAVLVFAGTMPWQFFSTALSSCADSLIDNANLLTKVYFPRLIVPAAAVITSFVDAVIALLILAGLMVWFQWWPSWRLLTLPLWMGVATAASLGPGLWLASLNVQYRDFRYVVPFLVQFGLYISPVGFSSAIVPESWQLLYALNPVVGVIEGFRWAIIGQGAFINPLGFWLSMAIVLVLLLTGLRQFRRMEKRLADVI; from the coding sequence GTGCCCCGTCGCGCTGCGTCACAGACATCCGCCGGCGAGTACCGCCTGGTGCTGGAGCCGAACCGGATCGAGAAGCAGTACTGGCTGGATCTGTGGCGTTACCGGGAGCTGTTCTGGATCCTGGCCTGGCGCGACATCGCGGTGCGCTACAAGCAGACGGCCATCGGCGTGGGCTGGGCGCTGGTCCGGCCGCTGCTCACGATGCTGGTGTTCACCGTGATCTTCGGCCGGCTCGCCAGGTTGCCCTCGGAGGGGGATGCGCCCTATGCGGTGCTGGTGTTCGCCGGCACGATGCCGTGGCAGTTCTTCAGCACGGCGCTCAGCAGCTGCGCCGACAGCCTGATCGACAACGCCAACCTACTCACGAAGGTGTACTTCCCGCGGCTGATCGTGCCGGCAGCCGCGGTGATCACCAGTTTTGTGGATGCCGTGATCGCTCTGCTGATCCTGGCAGGGCTGATGGTGTGGTTCCAATGGTGGCCCAGCTGGCGGCTGCTCACCTTGCCGCTGTGGATGGGCGTGGCCACGGCGGCGAGCCTGGGCCCGGGGCTGTGGCTGGCCAGCCTGAACGTGCAGTACCGCGACTTCCGCTACGTGGTGCCGTTTCTGGTGCAGTTCGGACTTTACATCAGCCCGGTGGGCTTTTCAAGCGCCATCGTTCCGGAGAGCTGGCAGCTGCTCTACGCCCTCAACCCGGTGGTGGGGGTGATCGAGGGATTCCGCTGGGCGATCATCGGCCAGGGCGCCTTCATCAACCCTCTGGGCTTCTGGCTGTCGATGGCGATCGTGCTGGTGCTGCTGCTCACGGGGCTGCGGCAGTTCCGGCGGATGGAGAAGCGATTGGCGGATGTGATCTGA